One stretch of Juglans microcarpa x Juglans regia isolate MS1-56 chromosome 3D, Jm3101_v1.0, whole genome shotgun sequence DNA includes these proteins:
- the LOC121256321 gene encoding cell division cycle 20.2, cofactor of APC complex-like, producing MDAGSWNSSVNLKDQSRCPLQEQFMQRKNARENLDRFIPNRSAMDFDYAHYMLTEGRKGKENPTSNSPSREAYRKRLAETFNMNRTRILAFKNKPPVPVESFPREFSSSLNHDKPTKSRRNIPQTSERTLDAPHLVDDYYLNLLDWGSCNVLAIALGNTVYLWDASNGSTSELVSIDEEDGPITSVNWAPDGRHIAIGLNNSEVQLWDSTANRQLRTLRGGHRSRVGSLAWNNHILTTGGMDGMIINNDVRIREHIVETYRGHEQEVCGLKWSSSGQQLASGGNDNLLHIWDRSMASSNSATQWLHRLEDHISAVKALAWCPFQSNLLASGGGGGDRCIKFWNTHTGACLNSVDTGSQVCALLWNKNERELLSSHGFTQNQLTLWKYPSMVKMAELNGHTSRVLFMAQSPDGCTVASAAADETLRFWNVFGVPEVAKPAPKSNPEPFAHVNRIR from the exons ATGGATGCAGGATCTTGGAATTCTTCTGTGAACTTGAAGGACCAATCTCGGTGCCCACTTCAAGAACAGTTTATGCAGAGAAAGAACGCTCGAGAAaat TTGGATAGATTCATACCGAACAGATCAGCAATGGACTTCGATTACGCACATTACATGCTGACAGAAGGGAGGAAAGGTAAGGAGAACCCAACTTCAAACTCACCATCAAGAGAGGCCTACAGGAAGCGGCTGGCTGAGACCTTCAACATGAACCGGACCCGAATCCTCGCCTTCAAAAACAAGCCGCCTGTCCCGGTGGAGTCCTTCCCGCGTGAATTCTCCTCTTCTCTCAACCATGATAAGCCTACGAAGTCCCGGCGAAACATTCCTCAG ACTTCTGAGAGAACATTAGATGCTCCTCACCTGGTTGATGATTACTACCTAAATTTACTGGACTGGGGAAGCTGCAACGTTCTCGCAATTGCTCTTGGGAATACGGTTTATCTCTGGGATGCTTCGAACGGTTCTACTTCTGAACTTGTCAGTATTGATGAGGAAGATGGCCCCATTACCAGTGTTAACTGGGCTCCTGATGGCCGGCACATTGCCATTGGTTTGAACAATTCTGAAGTACAGCTGTGGGATTCAACAGCAAATCGACAg CTAAGAACATTGCGAGGTGGTCACAGATCACGAGTGGGGTCGTTGGCATGGAACAATCATATCCTTACAACTGGAGGAATGGACGGCATGATCATCAACAACGATGTAAGAATCAGAGAACACATTGTTGAAACCTACAGAGGGCATGAACAAGAGGTTTGTGGGCTAAAATGGTCGTCCTCAGGTCAGCAATTGGCGAGTGGAGGTAACGATAATCTCCTCCACATCTGGGACAGATCAATGGCATCCTCAAATTCAGCAACACAGTGGCTTCACAGGCTCGAGGACCATATATCTGCCGTGAAAGCCCTCGCTTGGTGTCCTTTCCAGAGCAATTTGCTTGCCTCTGGTGGAGGTGGAGGCGATAGATGCATAAAGTTCTGGAATACCCATACGGGTGCGTGCTTGAACTCGGTGGACACTGGCTCGCAGGTTTGTGCTCTGTTATGGAACAAGAACGAAAGAGAGTTGCTTAGCTCTCATGGGTTTACTCAGAATCAGCTCACACTTTGGAAATATCCATCAATGGTGAAGATGGCAGAGCTAAATGGTCATACTTCTAGAGTTCTTTTCATGGCTCAG AGCCCAGATGGTTGCACTGTGGCATCGGCGGCAGCTGATGAAACACTCAGATTCTGGAACGTCTTTGGGGTCCCGGAAGTGGCTAAACCTGCTCCCAAATCAAACCCTGAGCCCTTTGCTCACGTGAATCGTATCCGTTGA